One segment of Scleropages formosus chromosome 23, fSclFor1.1, whole genome shotgun sequence DNA contains the following:
- the khdrbs1b gene encoding KH domain-containing, RNA-binding, signal transduction-associated protein 1b: protein MENESKYLPELLAEKDSLDASFTHAMKLLNAEIERIQKGETKKEEGDTYLDLFTVKNVKLKERVLIPVKQYPKFNFVGKILGPQGNTIKRLQEETGAKISVLGKGSMRDKNKEESLRKSGEPKYAHLSMELHVFIEVFAPVPEAYLRMAHAMEEVKKFLFPDMMDDICQEQFMEMSYLNGGQESATRGRGGPPVRGRGALPPPSQAARGRALPPRGAAPRGGPARGSAVRGGPSARGGPPTQPTRGAAATRTRPPAPGPQRMPPPHPPAPEPYDEYAYEDSYTEPSYESYDSYYTQPQAEPEYYDYGHGEAQEVYEPYGQDDWNGTRAAAVPGKAPPSRTTKGAYREHPYGRY, encoded by the exons ATGGAGAACGAAAGCAAGTACCTCCCCGAGCTGTTGGCCGAGAAGGACAGTCTGGACGCGTCGTTCACTCACGCAATGAAGCTCCTCAACGCAG AAATTGAGAGGATTCAGAAAGGCGAGACAAAGAAGGAGGAAGGCGACACCTATCTGGACCTGTTCACCGTGAAGAATGTGAAATTGAAGGAGAGAGTGCTGATTCCTGTCAAGCAGTACCCCAAG TTCAACTTTGTTGGGAAGATTCTGGGGCCTCAAGGCAACACAATCAAGCGTCTCCAGGAAGAGACTGGTGCCAAGATATCTGTCCTGGGCAAGGGCTCCATGAGAGACAAGAACAAG GAGGAGAGTCTGCGTAAGAGCGGCGAGCCAAAGTACGCCCACCTGTCCATGGAGCTGCATGTATTCATTGAGGTGTTTGCTCCCGTTCCTGAGGCCTATCTGCGCATGGCCCATGCAATGGAGGAGGTCAAGAAGTTCCTGTTTCCT GACATGATGGATGATATCTGCCAGGAGCAGTTTATGGAGATGAGCTACCTGAATGGAGGCCAGGAATCTGCCACGCGTGGCCGAGGAGGACCCCCAGTCCGAGGACGCGGAGCCCTCCCGCCTCCATCCCAAGCAGCCag GGGTAGAGCCTTGCCGCCCCGTGGGGCCGCACCTCGAGGCGGACCAGCGAGAGGCTCGGCTGTGCGGGGTGGCCCCTCTGCCCGAGGTGGACCCCCTACCCAGCCCACAAGGGGCGCAGCAGCAACACGAACCAGACCTCCTGCCCCAGGTCCCCAGCGGATGCCCCCACCGCACCCGCCTGCCCCCGAACCCTACGATGAATAC GCATATGAAGACAGCTACACAGAGCCATCTTATGAGTCATATGACAGTTACTACACACAGCCACAAGC AGAACCAGAGTACTACGATTACGGACATGGTGAGGCCCAGGAGGTGTACGAGCCCTATG GTCAGGATGACTGGAATGGAACAcgggctgctgctgttcctgggAAAGCTCCGCCCTCAAGGACAACTAAGGGGGCGTACAGGGAGCATCCGTACGGAAGATACTGA